The nucleotide window tcttgtagaagaataaaacaaaatatccttcaaagtttttactttcaaaatttagcccccaaattgctgtaaagtccgatttctagaattttgcgccatcatttttctcccaaaaaagccaggaaatgtaattaaacgcttaattttaattaatttctttagaactaacttagaggatgtggtagacaacttttttaaagaatttctacaggtttgctctttttaaagctacaaattgtacacttttttactggtctacggtacaggacaataacgttacggtacggacaaacgggctacggtaaggacgaagaggcattcgtaaatattactgtatgcaagggccgaattataaagaactgaaattcattggggaataaactgctaagttatagcatagcttataagtgccacttttataaataattacaggcaataaaggtaaaaagaataagtaaatcagtttttcaaaaataattaactgcttttattttaaagtaaacgcattaaataattagggacaaatcttagaagctgagatcttaaaacaagcttaacaacgttagaacgttttaggtgcactcttacaaaataacaaaataagaaagaaaacaaaaaggtaaatttatcgaaaatgtggtcacaaatcaccttaaataaatatttaaaggacaataagaaaaaaaataagttaggttttaagacgaaaaagaggactcaaagttctaaaagaaaaaaatgaaaaaaataaaaagatccttatgcaatcatcgaaaaaaaagccttcttcttctaagtcgcgtcgtactaaaagaaaatacgtctctcttttttttttaaattccaaatggtgatagataaaataaagtaaagtgggatgatccatcaaacagcgcaccgatttttggatgactttcgcattttgtccgtacttaccgtagacccggccgcatcgcgcgtcagctacgggccacggtaccggacggctacgggctacggtacggacggctacggtgcggacaaatcgtgtgattattggcaacggtgctcgggcatattcacgcatgtggttgaaattctggatttgaggttaagatattagagcgtatcaaaaaataccaaaattcgagagtttgaagtgatttatgcattaaaaaggtaggtatacggtaaggacatcctagatggtcgttaaacctagaaactcataaaaaaacgatcaaaatttactgtttcattgcggttttttttcctctgctcgacatcagcgtgtgatagtcacgataacgcaaaaaaagtaaacaaagttcataagtgctgcactctaacggacgaaatgatgctgaaaaaagggggctacggtacaggacgcgaattccgcagacaagcctgcttgacgcaaagacggtcaatattttcacttatttggatgaatataactgaaaataataaattaggtacaagttgagtgtgaatttacagcagaagtggaagtatttagatgcaagatgatggttatgaagcgttaaagttgcgcacttgagttgcagacaggctacggtacaggacatttcagctgtttagggccaaaattctgatattaaatggcaaaaactgcctaaaacGATGTTCGGATCTGATTAAACgataaattttgaacaaatttaaaaaaaaaaaaaaaaaaaaaaaaggtcagattttGCCATTTTGAAGGGttaaaaagtcgggagacatggtAAAGCATAACTTATTCGACTCTACTCTTCCGATGAAAAGGAGTGTATGTTGGTGAGTGAGAGAGCTCGTATAtgtggtggccctgaaaagggccgttttaaaGAGTTGGATGTGCGGCAACGGCAGGAAGCGAATTAACCTCCGAAACCGTAGAGGGTGCGGCCCTGACGTTTCAGGGCGTAAACGACGTCCATGGCTGTGACAGTCTTCCTCTTGGCGTGCTCGGTGTAGGTGACGGCATCACGGATGACGTTCTCAAGGAAGACCTTGAGGACACCACGGGTTTCTTCGTAGATGAGTCCAGAAATACGCTTGACTCCACCTCGGCGGGCCAGACGACGGATGGCGGGCTTGGTGATTCCCTGGATGTTATCGCGGAGCACCTTACGGTGACGCTTGGCTCCTCCTTTTCCGAGTCCTTTTCCTCCTTTACCACGTCCAGTCATGATTGCGCTGTTTCAAGTATTAACACGAGAATGATGTCTGGGAGGGCATGAGTCCGCTTTTTATACCGTCGCTCGACTTAGGAGAAGCGTCACGATTGGCCGAACTACTTTCCGTCTCCCACTAAAACGAACCAATAAACGGTAAGAATGATGGAGCGCTATCGCGGGAAATACGAAACGAGTGGAGGGGCCACGCGACGCTTTCAAAAACGGTGCCGCGCGCGGGACCTCGTCGGATCTAACGCTACTTGTACGAGGGGAGATGGACCAATCAGAGGAGTGCCGCGCGGCTCATACCCACCAGTGGCACCAGTCGTCACTTCTCCACAGAATATAAGGCCAGGTTCCCGAGATGCACGCTTACGGGAAGGCGCGTAGCCCAGTAAGCCCTAGCCATGGCCATGACCAGGAACGCGAGAGGTGGATTTCattagagttcctttatacccagagttaagacaactcacttttggttcggctgaaagtggcctaaaaaaaatccaattctgattggttctcgctcatggaggccgaaacgagtgcaccaagatggcggtacctcgaatgtgaacaagaataatgaaaatatcacctaattgtggtttatcaagagtaaattgtcatttccatcggtccaaaatgaaaagagattaagaaattactcacaaaccaatctcattttctttttaattgatcaatttgttgatgttgttgtttttgtgtgacagacatcgcaggattcctgatccttacccctcaatatcgttcgtttgggtgcactcgtttcggcctccatggccagccaaggccggctgccagtcagctgataatcgagttgtcttaactctgggtataaagggactctagatttcATAAAGTTTCGCGTGATACATCTAGTGAGAGTGGGAAGTTCACCTCTAAGCTTATGAATTAGCATCTATTTTTAGTCaagattagagtccctttaaactgagagtcaagacaacatccctgatccctcatggagtcacaaacgggaataaagattacacaaattgaacgtttttcgtaatcttcgatcggctcattctcaaattcctttctcctttccttctctcattccgtttgttccttgtcgaacccgaaattcctcggtccattccagattataatctttgcaattggtgaaaatgtaatctttattcccgtttgtgacactgtgaaggcctaaaatccggttaatcAATccgaaatggattcgcattgtcttgactctcagtagaaagggactctagtcacgATTAATGTGTCAAATCGTATAGTATCTGCCCAACGCTAATTCTTTAAttctaacttaaaatttcaataaaataaaaatcagccagacggaaaaaacacaaaatgtacCGAACCAAACTAAACTTGATAAATCTATCGTTGTGCCATTTTAATCAACTACATACCAAATGTTATCACAACAAgaaagaatatttgaaaattacaaTTGACTGATAACGAAGAATACAAAATTAATaatctaattaaaatttaaaatcaacacGCTAAAAATAACCGACTACTTCTCATTTAATTGTACATCCcagaaaaggaggaaattctGTAACCCTCAGTCCATTAGTaaacattattaattttttagccAAACTCACCTGACTCACCTGATCCTACCACCTCCGCCAATACCACGAGGAAGAATCATCTCTATTAATAGTtgttactagggggctacgccccctggccgctacgcggcccaaccccctgaaggcgctccgcgccatcaatgggccgcttcgcggccccatttttaccctcctatcagtgttagttttatttttcccctaaaaaattacgatatgaggtatacttcaattttaaacttcacttaaaattactttaaaattaaaaggacgcgttatggaatgactgcttgatgaaatattgcagtaaaacaaggAGCAATGACGGTCAGATATTAATTAAGtattcatgagtcggggatcggaCCCCCATTGAGTTCCAAATGGACGAACTCGACGTCttttagacgactcggccaccgctctacATGAGATCTCcggcgcgaatcttgtgtacttagataagtgtagagctgatgcgcaggctacacagctactgcgcaacctcctcgaccactgcgcatcctcccgcgcatagcggtagcagtaccggagcattctgtaaactcactcacttttataacgtgattttaaaaaaaacct belongs to Bemisia tabaci chromosome 6, PGI_BMITA_v3 and includes:
- the LOC140224868 gene encoding histone H4; translation: MTGRGKGGKGLGKGGAKRHRKVLRDNIQGITKPAIRRLARRGGVKRISGLIYEETRGVLKVFLENVIRDAVTYTEHAKRKTVTAMDVVYALKRQGRTLYGFGG